The following are encoded together in the Frankiaceae bacterium genome:
- a CDS encoding 3-hydroxyacyl-CoA dehydrogenase NAD-binding domain-containing protein, with protein MSYEEVVTEAKLRWVSVPAGDIALITLDNGFDHTKPNTFGEGGLRSLDAALDEAHARPGLAAVAVTGKPFVFAVGADLGGVPEIPDRETALTVGREGHRVFRRLRDSEVPTFALVNGAALGGGLELALHCHYRTISSGAAAVALPECFLGLIPGWGGTQLLPQLIGADKALQVIVDNALAQNKMLKGPQAFALGIADVMYEPADFLERSLEWVSAVLAGEVTVQRPHVDTGEAWTEAVARTRAGLDARIHGAAPAPYRALDLVGLARTADLTEGFAAEDEALADLIFSDELRSGLYAFDLTQKRAKRPVGAPREGARAITKVGVVGAGLMASQLGLLFAQRLEVPVVLTDVDQARVDKGVGWVHEQIDGLLTKGRVNADKANRLKALVTGSLSKDAFRDADFVIEAVFEELKVKQQVFAECEEVVRPDCVLATNTSSLSVTAMASQLQHPERVVGFHFFNPVAVLPLLEIVRAEQTDDATLATAFAVAKTLKKSAVLVKDAPAFVVNRLLTRFMGEVTKAVDEGTPFSVADTALDPLGLPMSPFLLLALVGPAVALHVAETMHEAYPDRYYVSPNLARLVAAKKPGIYTWGPEGQQVDPEVAAMFSPPADAVPLTAEQVRERALSAMAEEISIMLDEGVVAEAQDIDLCLLLGAGWPFWLGGITPYLDRSGISEKVTGKRFLPNGLASPA; from the coding sequence ATGAGCTACGAAGAGGTCGTCACCGAGGCCAAGCTGCGCTGGGTCTCCGTACCAGCCGGCGACATCGCGCTGATCACGCTGGACAACGGGTTCGACCACACGAAGCCGAACACGTTCGGCGAGGGCGGCCTGCGATCCCTCGACGCCGCGCTCGACGAGGCGCACGCGCGTCCGGGCCTTGCCGCCGTCGCCGTCACGGGCAAGCCGTTCGTCTTCGCCGTGGGCGCGGACCTCGGCGGCGTACCGGAGATCCCCGACCGCGAGACGGCGCTCACCGTCGGCCGCGAGGGGCACCGCGTCTTCCGGCGCCTCCGTGACTCCGAGGTGCCGACGTTCGCGCTCGTCAACGGCGCCGCGCTCGGCGGCGGCCTGGAGCTCGCGCTGCACTGCCACTACCGCACGATCTCCTCCGGCGCGGCGGCCGTCGCGCTGCCCGAGTGCTTCCTCGGCCTCATCCCCGGCTGGGGCGGCACGCAGCTGCTCCCCCAGCTCATCGGCGCCGACAAGGCCCTGCAGGTCATCGTCGACAACGCCCTCGCGCAGAACAAGATGCTCAAGGGCCCCCAGGCGTTCGCGCTGGGGATCGCCGACGTGATGTACGAGCCCGCCGACTTCCTCGAGCGTTCGCTGGAGTGGGTCTCGGCGGTGCTCGCCGGAGAGGTGACCGTCCAGCGCCCCCACGTCGACACCGGCGAGGCGTGGACCGAGGCGGTCGCGCGGACGCGGGCCGGGCTCGACGCGCGGATCCACGGCGCGGCCCCGGCTCCGTACAGGGCGCTCGACCTCGTCGGCCTCGCGCGCACGGCTGACCTGACAGAGGGCTTCGCCGCCGAGGACGAGGCGCTGGCCGACCTGATCTTCTCCGACGAGCTGCGTTCGGGCCTCTACGCCTTCGACCTCACGCAGAAGCGCGCCAAGCGCCCGGTCGGCGCGCCCCGCGAGGGAGCCCGCGCGATCACCAAGGTCGGCGTCGTCGGCGCGGGGCTCATGGCGTCGCAGCTCGGGCTGCTGTTCGCACAGCGGCTCGAGGTGCCCGTCGTCTTGACCGACGTGGACCAGGCGCGCGTCGACAAGGGCGTCGGCTGGGTGCACGAGCAGATCGACGGCCTGCTGACCAAGGGCCGCGTCAACGCCGACAAGGCCAACCGGCTCAAGGCGCTCGTCACGGGCTCGCTGTCGAAGGACGCGTTCCGCGACGCGGACTTCGTCATCGAGGCGGTGTTCGAGGAGCTGAAGGTCAAGCAGCAGGTGTTCGCGGAGTGCGAGGAGGTCGTACGCCCCGACTGCGTCCTCGCGACCAACACGTCCTCGCTGTCCGTCACCGCGATGGCGTCGCAGCTGCAACACCCCGAGCGCGTCGTCGGCTTCCACTTCTTCAACCCGGTCGCGGTGCTGCCGCTGCTCGAGATCGTGCGCGCCGAGCAGACCGACGACGCGACGCTGGCGACGGCGTTCGCGGTGGCGAAGACGTTGAAGAAGTCGGCGGTGCTGGTGAAGGACGCGCCGGCGTTCGTCGTCAACCGGCTCCTCACCCGCTTCATGGGCGAGGTCACGAAGGCCGTCGACGAGGGCACGCCGTTCTCCGTCGCGGACACCGCTCTGGACCCGCTCGGGCTGCCGATGAGCCCGTTCCTGCTGCTCGCGCTCGTCGGCCCCGCGGTCGCGCTGCACGTCGCGGAGACGATGCACGAGGCGTACCCCGACCGTTACTACGTCTCCCCCAACCTCGCCCGCCTCGTCGCGGCGAAGAAGCCCGGCATCTACACGTGGGGGCCCGAAGGGCAGCAGGTCGATCCGGAGGTCGCGGCGATGTTCTCGCCGCCCGCGGACGCGGTGCCGCTGACCGCGGAGCAGGTACGCGAGCGCGCCCTGTCGGCGATGGCCGAGGAGATCTCGATCATGCTCGACGAGGGCGTGGTCGCCGAGGCGCAGGACATCGACCTGTGCCTGCTGCTGGGCGCGGGGTGGCCGTTCTGGCTCGGCGGCATCACGCCGTACCTCGACCGTTCCGGCATCAGCGAGAAGGTCACAGGCAAGCGCTTCCTCCCGAACGGCCTCGCCTCACCCGCCTGA
- a CDS encoding HD domain-containing protein, whose product MRLADRTLPDALFASYRPVLVAGYGTPVGCHDIGHALRVARWANRLSGEAGADARLCVLAALFHDIGYDSGPGRADHELRSAAAVRVALRDLPDADVATVAEAVASRRFSKLTEPKSPVGMVLDDADNLDALGYVGVARAFLWLGEHRPDPDGPPRDAVADGLAKHVEEKLGRLADLMHTDAAREIAVRRTATVTAFVEGLREETGDDAG is encoded by the coding sequence GTGGCGGGGTACGGCACGCCGGTCGGCTGCCACGACATCGGTCACGCGCTGCGCGTCGCGCGATGGGCGAACCGCCTCTCGGGTGAGGCCGGCGCCGACGCGCGTCTCTGCGTCCTCGCGGCGTTGTTCCACGACATCGGCTACGACAGCGGGCCCGGCCGCGCGGACCACGAGCTCAGGTCGGCGGCGGCAGTGCGCGTGGCTCTGCGTGACCTGCCCGACGCGGACGTGGCGACGGTCGCCGAGGCGGTGGCGAGCCGGCGTTTCAGCAAGCTGACCGAGCCGAAGTCGCCGGTCGGCATGGTTCTCGACGACGCCGACAACCTCGACGCACTCGGGTACGTCGGCGTCGCCCGGGCGTTCCTCTGGCTCGGCGAGCATCGTCCCGACCCCGACGGCCCCCCGCGGGACGCGGTGGCGGACGGCTTGGCGAAGCACGTCGAGGAGAAGCTCGGACGGCTCGCCGACCTGATGCACACGGACGCCGCGCGCGAGATCGCCGTCCGTCGCACCGCCACGGTCACGGCGTTCGTCGAGGGGCTCCGCGAGGAGACCGGGGACGACGCCGGATGA